The genome window ACGCGCTCCACCGTCTTGAGGTCGGGAGCCACCGACTCGAGCAGCGGGAGCAGATCTTCGTCGACCAGGATCATCTTGTCGCCGGCGTGATTGATGATGTGCGAGAGGTGGGCGGGGGGGAGCCTCAGATTCAAGGTGTGGAGCACTGCCCCGATAGATGGAACACCAAAGTATGCCTCCAGGTGGCGGTGCTGGTTCCAGGCGAGCGTGGCCACACGGTCGCCTTTCTGGACGCCTAGGCCCACGAGCGCGGAGGCGAGCCTGCGGACACGCTGGCCGTATTCCCGGTAGGTGTAGCGGAAGATCCCCGACTCGGTCCTGGAGACGATCTCCTTGCGTGGAAAGATCTGCTCGGCCCGCTCCAGCATCGCCGGCAGGGTCAGCGCGTAACGCATCGTCGTCATGGTGTTCCCTCCTCGGATGCAAGTTGCGACATCGCATGCCTCGCCATGGATCTCAGAAGGCCTCGCTGCTGGACGGGACCGGGTTTGTGGTTGCCAGGGCGCATTCAATGGCCCGCTCCAGCGTCATGGCCCGGCCCTGCGCCCACGCTTTGTTGAACGCGGCCGCGCTCAGCCCGGCCCGCGTAGCCGTCACGCGTTTGTCGTGGTCGGCCTGGTCCACAAGAGATCGGTGATGGCCGATCGCTTCGGTCAACGCGTCCGCCGCACCGAACAGTGAGGCAGCACGCTCGTATTGTCGCCGGGCGCACGCCACCCTCGCCAGTCCGTCCAGGCACTCCTCTGTGATCCATCGATGGCCGATTTCCCTACTCAGCGTGAGACACTCGGCGAAGTACGCGCCCGCCTGCGTATCGTCGCCCTGCTGGAGTGTGTCCTTCCCCAGATTTCGTAGGTTGTACGTGATTGAGAACGCGTCTTCCGTTTCCCTGCCAAGAGCAAGGCTTTCCGTGTGCAATGTAATCGCACGGTCCAGGTCGCCGTGCACTTGCGCCACGATCCCCACCTGTGCCTGTGCCAGGCCGATCAGCCATTTGTCCCCGAGGGCGCGGGCAATGGCCAGGCCCTCCTCGAAGCGCGACGTCGCGCGCCCGTAGTCCGTTTCGCGCATCGCCGTGATCCCTAGCCATACGAGGAGACGGCCCATGTGCTGTCTATCGCCCACTTCACGACAGACGGCCAGGCCCTGTTTACCCAGTTCGGCCGCACGCTTGTAGTCGCTCTGGCGCCATGCGAAGAACGTCGCTCCGTGGATCGCCCGGGGCAAAGCGGCCGGGGGAGCATCCGCGCTTCGCGCCAGCGCGCTCTCGAGCCACCTACGCCCCTCCCGCCAGTGACCGCGGATGAACCAAAACCACGTCAACGCCCCCGCCAATCGCAGGATTGCCTCCGCGCCCGCGGGCTCGGCCTTGCTCCACTCCAGGGCAACTCGAAGGTTGTCGTGCTCCGTTTCAAGTCGGTCCAGCCACGTCCTCTGCTCAGGCCCGAAAAATTCTGGCTCAGCCCGTTCGGCGTGCTGGAGGAACCAGTCTCGATGCCGGATCGCCACTCCCGTGGCTTCCCCAGCCTCGGCCAGCCGGGTGCGTCCGTACTGGCGCACCGTCTCCAGCAGCCGGTACCGCGCTTCCCCTCCCTGGGTCTCGGCCACCACCAGCGATTTGTCGACCAACTGGGTGATCAGGTCCAGCACGTCCGCCGCTTCGACGCTCTCAGCGGCGCAGACGGCTTCCGCCGCCTCTAATGTCCACCCGCCGGCAAACACGGACAGTCTCCGCAGCACCCCCCGTTCCTGGTCGGACAGCAGGTCGTAACTCCAGTCCATCGCTGCCCGTAGGGTCTGTTGCCGCGGCAGGCCCGTTCGGCTCCCCCCGGTTAGGAGCCGGAAACTATCGTCGAGACGGACGGCAATCTGTTCAGCAGACAGCACCTTGATCCGCGCGGCCGCTAGTTCTATCGCCAGCGGAATACCATTCAGGCGCCGGCAGATCTGTGCTACTGCGTTCGCATTGCCGGCTGTCACGGCAAATGTCGGTTGGGTGGCGATCGCCCGCTCGACAAAAAGGCGCGCAGCTTCGCAGTGCGCCAGTTCCTCGGAACTGGGCGCACGCTGAGGGTCGGGCAATGAGAGCGAGGGCGTACGCCAGACTTTCTCCCCAGGAACGCTGAGCGGCTCACGGCTCGTGACCAACAATTTGAGGTGCGGGCACCCGCGGAGCAGGGCTTCGGCCAGCGTTGAACACGCCTTGAGCACGTGCTCGCAGTTGTCCAGGACGACGAGTAGTGACCTCGGGCGCAGATAATCTACGAGCGTCTCGGTCATCGCCCGGCCGGCGTACTCGCGCAAACCGAGAGCCGCCGCGACCGTTTGGAGAACGAGAGCCGGATCGGCCAGAGCGGCCAACTCGACCACCCACACCCCGTCTGCGAAAGCGTCGAGCGATTCGGAGGCCGCCTGCATCGCCAGCCGGGTTTTGCCTGCGCCGCCTGAGCCCGTCAGCGTGAGCAAGGAGGATGTCGCCAGGAGCCGCTTGATCTCGGCGATCTCCCTCTCGCGCCCGATGAAACTCGTCAGCTGTCGAGGAAGATTGTTCGGAAGAACGTCGAGAGATCTGAGCGCTGGGAACTCAGTCGGCAGGCCGGTCACCGCGATCTGAAATAGATGATGGGGTTGCGCGATGTCTCTGAGCCGGTGCTCGCCCAAGTCCTGCAAGCTCACGCCGTTCGGGAGATCGTTCGCGAC of bacterium contains these proteins:
- a CDS encoding adenylate/guanylate cyclase domain-containing protein; translated protein: QRAESGYVGFDVYRASRICAAGHGGQVLLSQATRELVANDLPNGVSLQDLGEHRLRDIAQPHHLFQIAVTGLPTEFPALRSLDVLPNNLPRQLTSFIGREREIAEIKRLLATSSLLTLTGSGGAGKTRLAMQAASESLDAFADGVWVVELAALADPALVLQTVAAALGLREYAGRAMTETLVDYLRPRSLLVVLDNCEHVLKACSTLAEALLRGCPHLKLLVTSREPLSVPGEKVWRTPSLSLPDPQRAPSSEELAHCEAARLFVERAIATQPTFAVTAGNANAVAQICRRLNGIPLAIELAAARIKVLSAEQIAVRLDDSFRLLTGGSRTGLPRQQTLRAAMDWSYDLLSDQERGVLRRLSVFAGGWTLEAAEAVCAAESVEAADVLDLITQLVDKSLVVAETQGGEARYRLLETVRQYGRTRLAEAGEATGVAIRHRDWFLQHAERAEPEFFGPEQRTWLDRLETEHDNLRVALEWSKAEPAGAEAILRLAGALTWFWFIRGHWREGRRWLESALARSADAPPAALPRAIHGATFFAWRQSDYKRAAELGKQGLAVCREVGDRQHMGRLLVWLGITAMRETDYGRATSRFEEGLAIARALGDKWLIGLAQAQVGIVAQVHGDLDRAITLHTESLALGRETEDAFSITYNLRNLGKDTLQQGDDTQAGAYFAECLTLSREIGHRWITEECLDGLARVACARRQYERAASLFGAADALTEAIGHHRSLVDQADHDKRVTATRAGLSAAAFNKAWAQGRAMTLERAIECALATTNPVPSSSEAF
- a CDS encoding AMP-binding protein; its protein translation is MTTMRYALTLPAMLERAEQIFPRKEIVSRTESGIFRYTYREYGQRVRRLASALVGLGVQKGDRVATLAWNQHRHLEAYFGVPSIGAVLHTLNLRLPPAHLSHIINHAGDKMILVDEDLLPLLESVAPDLKTVERVIVMSDRSSIPPTKLANVSLYEALVAAADPMRQWPDLDEWDPAGMCFSSATTGLPKGVTYTHRALWL